Proteins from a genomic interval of Rattus norvegicus strain BN/NHsdMcwi chromosome 2, GRCr8, whole genome shotgun sequence:
- the Hax1 gene encoding HCLS1-associated protein X-1 isoform X9, translating into MTRDDDDDEDDEEEEDSELPGPESETPGVRLREGQTLRDSMLKYPDSHQPRIFEGVLESHAKPESSKPAPDWGSQGPFHRLDDTWPVSPHSRAREDKDLDSQVSQEGLGPLLQPQPKSYFKSISVTKITKPDGTVEEHRTVVDSEGRRETTVTHQEAHDSSRSDPDPPRSSALDDPFSILDLLLGRWFRSR; encoded by the exons AACTTCCAGGTCCTGAGTCAGAAACACCTGGTGTGAGATTGCGAGAGGGGCAGACACTTCGTGACTCAATGCTTAAGTACCCAGATAGTCACCAACCCAGGATCTTTGAGGGGGTCTTGGAGAGTCATGCAAAACCTGAATCCTCCAAACCAGCTCCAGATTGGGGGTCCCAGGGACCTTTTCATAGG TTGGATGATACATGGCCTGTGAGTCCCCATTCTAGAGCCAGAGAGGACAAGG ATCTTGACTCCCAGGTTTCCCAGGAAGGTCTGGGTCCACTTCTTCAACCCCAGCCTAAATCCTATTTCAAAAGCATCTCTGTGACCAAGATCACTAAGCCAGATGGG ACAGTGGAGGAACACCGCACTGTGGTGGACAGTGAGGGCCGGAGAGAGACCACAGTGACCCATCAAGAAGCCCATGACAGTTCCAGAAGTG ATCCAGATCCTCCAAGATCTTCAGCTTTGGATGATCCCTTTTCCATCCTGGACCTGCTTCTAGGACGTTGGTTTCGGTCCCGATAG
- the Hax1 gene encoding HCLS1-associated protein X-1 isoform X10, giving the protein MTRDDDDDEDDEEEEDSGPESETPGVRLREGQTLRDSMLKYPDSHQPRIFEGVLESHAKPESSKPAPDWGSQGPFHRLDDTWPVSPHSRAREDKDLDSQVSQEGLGPLLQPQPKSYFKSISVTKITKPDGTVEEHRTVVDSEGRRETTVTHQEAHDSSRSDPDPPRSSALDDPFSILDLLLGRWFRSR; this is encoded by the exons GTCCTGAGTCAGAAACACCTGGTGTGAGATTGCGAGAGGGGCAGACACTTCGTGACTCAATGCTTAAGTACCCAGATAGTCACCAACCCAGGATCTTTGAGGGGGTCTTGGAGAGTCATGCAAAACCTGAATCCTCCAAACCAGCTCCAGATTGGGGGTCCCAGGGACCTTTTCATAGG TTGGATGATACATGGCCTGTGAGTCCCCATTCTAGAGCCAGAGAGGACAAGG ATCTTGACTCCCAGGTTTCCCAGGAAGGTCTGGGTCCACTTCTTCAACCCCAGCCTAAATCCTATTTCAAAAGCATCTCTGTGACCAAGATCACTAAGCCAGATGGG ACAGTGGAGGAACACCGCACTGTGGTGGACAGTGAGGGCCGGAGAGAGACCACAGTGACCCATCAAGAAGCCCATGACAGTTCCAGAAGTG ATCCAGATCCTCCAAGATCTTCAGCTTTGGATGATCCCTTTTCCATCCTGGACCTGCTTCTAGGACGTTGGTTTCGGTCCCGATAG